A window of the Leptospira brenneri genome harbors these coding sequences:
- a CDS encoding transglycosylase domain-containing protein yields MSAPSLKYLCPHCQKASRLPEPLPKEGKFQLTCAHCSEKVILNFSDYRFEILQVVPKETPEKVSEPAQTFQPFRIPIPEATKTDSRRDNSGYKSKPFWERKVVFEREPETRTFKPKPLKQRLISNGRSKSPRFSYLKLAFTATSVCLFLFILGFSYFVAGVLATKKEVPLYLESLSKNIPTKILDRNGQMVSEIFQKRTSTLRLQDYPEDMISILLNIEDQKFFFHGGIDYSAILRAFFKNVINLSYKQGASTITQQLARIILDDRRKSLNRKWREAQLAFALESVLTKEQILETYMNHVYLGHGAFGFGEGVKFYFQKNPMELSKEEMVLLASLPSAPNKYSPLKNPEDSYSRVRAILQMFRNRGIYPNLDREKFVSFYHNLSTRSPNETVFGSRQDIAPYVTEHVRGILSSLEGDKNIYESGGYTVETTLDRGAQELIGPMVREYLSRNRKSGRIQKKRVRVKPESPMDLAFRQKMEEVSILNEMVWNTESLESEKDTSSVQAAVVGIQPNTGQVLFLHGGEEFNSQNQFNRATQMRRQTGSSIKAVLYASAIDAGVIQSGTRILDAPLYYRGGGGKEWAPENLGGSFDGEISLRTAIVKSKNTAAVQVAERLGSAGIERYFTKYFFPNDTEKKNRYRGDLSLALGTLEISPLEMASAFTGFVNQGTVKRPYLIQRIKNSKGMVLYEVGGSDEFKLKLPPERQVIRPDTAEVMVSLLRDSGRASGVRGGGYAGDLIGKTGTTNDYKDAWFVGARPDLALAVWIGYDNPKFGMGPSGLGGAVAAPLWGEIVSSIDKKNIIPKIQFSQPVYAKSYKICSLTGKQAGTNCPVTNELYLSDYPPEGICTEDHKATHSENKDLMKGLY; encoded by the coding sequence ATGTCGGCCCCTTCTCTCAAATACCTTTGTCCACACTGTCAAAAAGCATCGCGTTTGCCAGAACCTTTGCCCAAAGAAGGTAAGTTTCAGCTAACGTGTGCTCATTGTAGTGAGAAGGTAATACTTAATTTTTCTGACTATCGTTTTGAGATTTTACAAGTTGTTCCTAAGGAAACGCCTGAAAAAGTTTCTGAACCTGCCCAGACATTTCAGCCTTTTCGAATTCCCATTCCTGAAGCGACAAAAACAGATTCTAGGAGAGATAATTCCGGATATAAGTCGAAACCATTTTGGGAACGTAAAGTGGTTTTCGAAAGAGAACCTGAAACGAGGACATTCAAACCCAAACCACTCAAACAAAGACTCATCAGTAATGGACGAAGTAAGTCCCCCAGATTTTCCTATCTAAAACTTGCGTTCACAGCCACTTCGGTTTGTTTGTTTTTATTCATCCTTGGATTCTCTTATTTTGTTGCGGGAGTGCTTGCGACTAAAAAAGAAGTGCCTCTGTATTTGGAATCTCTTTCGAAAAACATCCCCACTAAAATTTTGGATCGTAACGGACAAATGGTAAGTGAAATTTTTCAGAAAAGAACTTCCACCTTACGTTTGCAAGATTATCCAGAAGATATGATCTCGATCCTTTTGAATATTGAAGATCAAAAGTTTTTCTTTCATGGAGGGATTGATTATTCAGCGATCCTTCGTGCCTTTTTTAAAAACGTCATTAACTTAAGTTATAAACAAGGTGCCTCCACGATTACACAACAGTTGGCTCGGATTATTTTAGACGATCGTCGCAAAAGTTTGAACAGAAAGTGGCGAGAGGCACAATTAGCCTTTGCTTTAGAGTCAGTGCTCACCAAAGAACAAATATTAGAAACGTATATGAACCATGTTTATTTGGGGCATGGTGCTTTTGGATTTGGAGAAGGGGTTAAGTTTTATTTTCAAAAAAATCCAATGGAACTTAGTAAAGAAGAAATGGTTTTACTAGCATCTCTTCCTTCTGCTCCTAATAAATATTCACCGTTAAAAAATCCGGAAGATTCTTATTCTCGTGTCCGTGCCATTTTACAGATGTTTCGAAATCGTGGAATATATCCCAATCTAGATCGAGAGAAGTTTGTTAGTTTTTATCATAATCTTTCCACTCGCTCTCCCAATGAAACTGTTTTTGGTTCTAGGCAAGACATTGCACCGTACGTAACAGAACATGTTCGGGGAATTTTATCTTCTCTTGAAGGGGATAAAAATATTTACGAAAGTGGTGGTTATACCGTTGAAACCACATTGGACCGCGGGGCACAGGAACTCATTGGTCCTATGGTTCGAGAGTATTTGAGTCGAAATCGTAAGTCAGGAAGAATCCAAAAAAAACGAGTCCGCGTCAAACCTGAATCCCCAATGGATTTAGCATTCAGACAAAAGATGGAAGAAGTTTCTATCTTAAACGAAATGGTTTGGAACACAGAAAGTTTAGAATCAGAAAAAGATACAAGTTCTGTCCAAGCTGCTGTTGTAGGGATTCAACCAAACACGGGTCAGGTTTTATTTTTACATGGTGGGGAAGAATTTAACTCACAAAACCAATTCAACCGGGCCACACAGATGCGTAGACAAACTGGAAGTTCCATCAAAGCAGTGTTATACGCATCCGCGATTGATGCTGGTGTGATTCAATCGGGAACAAGAATTTTAGATGCACCACTTTATTACCGTGGTGGTGGGGGTAAAGAGTGGGCTCCTGAAAACTTGGGGGGAAGTTTTGATGGAGAAATCTCTTTACGGACGGCCATTGTAAAATCGAAAAACACAGCTGCGGTTCAAGTTGCTGAACGATTGGGAAGTGCAGGGATTGAACGTTATTTCACAAAATATTTTTTTCCAAATGATACAGAGAAAAAAAATAGATATCGAGGGGATTTGTCTCTGGCACTTGGGACTTTAGAAATTTCTCCTTTAGAGATGGCATCTGCCTTTACTGGTTTTGTCAACCAAGGTACAGTGAAACGTCCTTATCTCATCCAAAGGATCAAAAATTCGAAAGGGATGGTTTTGTATGAAGTGGGTGGTTCTGACGAATTTAAATTAAAATTACCACCAGAAAGACAAGTGATCCGACCAGACACAGCCGAAGTGATGGTATCATTACTCAGAGACAGTGGTCGTGCGAGTGGAGTGCGAGGTGGTGGTTATGCGGGTGATCTCATTGGAAAAACAGGAACCACAAATGATTATAAAGATGCGTGGTTTGTGGGAGCAAGGCCCGACTTAGCTTTAGCAGTTTGGATTGGTTACGACAATCCAAAGTTTGGAATGGGGCCGAGTGGACTTGGTGGGGCAGTGGCAGCACCACTTTGGGGAGAGATTGTTTCTTCGATTGATAAAAAAAATATCATTCCTAAAATTCAATTCAGCCAACCGGTGTATGCAAAATCATATAAAATCTGTTCTTTGACCGGAAAACAAGCGGGTACGAATTGTCCAGTGACAAACGAACTATATCTTTCTGATTATCCTCCTGAAGGAATTTGTACAGAAGATCATAAGGCAACGCACTCAGAGAACAAAGATTTAATGAAAGGATTGTATTAG
- a CDS encoding DUF4345 domain-containing protein, with amino-acid sequence MSKKERILQILFFLVFLIGLSGGITNLIKGVSLILPEGTAVTPYADNVYRYLAGILLGAGLIALWVAVTIRKQGDLIYVMGAAVFISGIGRVISMTTVGIPTETRLYVYVVLELSLPIVIWILQFLRQKEMTTK; translated from the coding sequence ATGAGTAAAAAAGAAAGAATCCTACAGATCCTATTTTTCCTTGTGTTTCTCATTGGTCTTTCCGGTGGAATTACCAATTTGATCAAAGGTGTTTCCCTGATTCTGCCTGAAGGAACGGCAGTGACTCCTTATGCAGATAACGTCTATCGTTACTTAGCCGGGATTCTTCTCGGTGCGGGCCTCATTGCATTGTGGGTGGCAGTTACTATTCGTAAACAAGGAGATCTTATCTATGTTATGGGTGCTGCTGTTTTCATTTCAGGAATCGGTCGCGTGATTTCGATGACAACGGTGGGAATTCCAACAGAAACTAGGCTCTATGTTTATGTAGTTTTAGAATTGAGTTTGCCTATTGTGATATGGATTTTACAATTTTTAAGACAAAAGGAAATGACGACAAAGTAA
- a CDS encoding transketolase, producing MEKIEVAKKFAKDIRIQVIKMVTAANSGHPGGPLGLADIYAALYTSILNHDPKNPELPERDRLILSNGHVCAVRYAAMGLSGYFPVEDLLTFRNINSYLQGHPSTRYMKGIESSSGSLGQGLSVSVGLALGAKLKKETYKIYTCISDGECGEGMTWEAAQSAVHFKTDNLIAFMDRNYIQIDGNTEEVMKLEPLDKKFEMFGWNVINADGHNMEEIFSAFAKAKQHTGGPTLIVFRTILGKGVSYMENNPKWHGTPPNKEQEAQALAELV from the coding sequence ATGGAAAAAATTGAAGTCGCAAAGAAATTTGCAAAAGATATCCGAATTCAAGTGATCAAAATGGTAACTGCTGCCAATTCCGGTCACCCAGGTGGTCCATTGGGGCTTGCTGATATCTACGCTGCACTCTATACTTCTATTTTAAATCATGATCCAAAAAATCCTGAATTACCTGAAAGAGACCGCCTCATTCTTTCGAATGGTCACGTTTGTGCCGTTCGCTATGCTGCTATGGGTCTTTCTGGTTATTTCCCTGTAGAAGATTTACTTACGTTTCGTAATATCAATTCTTATCTCCAAGGTCATCCTTCTACACGTTATATGAAAGGAATCGAATCCAGTTCAGGATCTCTCGGACAAGGTTTATCAGTTTCAGTTGGTTTAGCTCTTGGCGCGAAGTTAAAAAAAGAGACATATAAAATTTATACATGTATATCCGATGGAGAATGTGGAGAAGGAATGACTTGGGAAGCTGCTCAGTCAGCAGTTCACTTCAAAACAGACAACCTCATTGCTTTTATGGATCGTAACTACATTCAAATTGATGGTAACACCGAAGAAGTAATGAAGTTAGAACCATTGGATAAAAAGTTCGAGATGTTTGGTTGGAACGTCATCAATGCAGACGGACATAATATGGAAGAAATTTTCTCTGCATTTGCAAAAGCAAAACAACATACTGGTGGACCAACTCTCATTGTCTTTAGAACTATTTTAGGGAAAGGTGTTTCCTATATGGAAAACAATCCTAAATGGCATGGAACTCCTCCCAACAAAGAACAAGAAGCGCAAGCACTTGCAGAATTAGTATAA
- a CDS encoding transglutaminase-like domain-containing protein produces MGQTSFPDFYPDDITRLLYDWEVAPPEKKRFLLKLIASRIPWQIQLESALDEVKDPYLRVQARSLKSEITRHRLRHSFFKLTLRGNTNHYKDLEEMVVQLSSIGFPDQNYAEIKQELDRIAIRVSELYDDHSGYLTDELKVQILCQVLFQEEGFVGNIQNYNDPGNSYLFQVTKSRLGIPISLSVVYLLVGQRLGLPLYGTNLPLHFLLQYESEGYFTYIDPFHGGVLLDKFTCEKFLEANGYSNSPKYFTKASTLSMIKRMCRNLIHIYRDNQSKEMENIIKDHLQILESRSTHVE; encoded by the coding sequence ATGGGTCAAACTTCCTTTCCTGATTTTTATCCAGATGATATCACTCGTTTGTTGTATGATTGGGAAGTTGCGCCACCTGAGAAAAAACGTTTTTTATTAAAACTCATCGCATCTCGAATTCCATGGCAGATCCAATTAGAGTCTGCTTTGGATGAAGTAAAAGATCCTTACTTAAGAGTTCAGGCTCGTAGTTTAAAATCCGAAATCACTCGTCATAGACTTCGTCATTCCTTCTTTAAACTTACGTTACGTGGGAATACAAACCATTACAAAGACTTAGAAGAGATGGTTGTGCAATTGTCCAGCATTGGTTTCCCAGATCAAAACTATGCAGAGATCAAACAAGAGTTGGATCGGATTGCCATTCGTGTCTCTGAATTGTATGATGACCATTCTGGTTATTTAACAGATGAACTCAAAGTCCAAATCCTTTGCCAAGTTTTATTTCAAGAAGAAGGATTTGTTGGGAATATTCAAAATTATAATGATCCTGGGAATTCTTACTTATTCCAAGTGACTAAAAGTAGGTTAGGGATTCCTATTTCTTTGTCTGTCGTATATCTGTTAGTTGGTCAAAGGTTGGGGCTTCCACTTTACGGAACCAATTTACCTCTTCATTTCCTTTTGCAATATGAGTCGGAAGGTTATTTTACCTATATTGATCCATTTCATGGTGGTGTTTTGTTAGATAAATTCACCTGTGAAAAATTTTTGGAAGCAAACGGATACAGTAATTCTCCGAAATATTTTACAAAAGCATCTACACTTTCCATGATCAAACGTATGTGCAGAAATCTAATCCATATCTACAGAGACAACCAATCCAAAGAAATGGAGAACATCATTAAGGATCATCTTCAGATTCTAGAAAGCCGATCCACTCATGTGGAATAA
- a CDS encoding polyprenyl synthetase family protein, which produces MKQNIRIQSILTKFDKNLDGIIKEDIPVLKKIKKHVITSGGKRIRPFSHYLFCQFLNVKDKNWLDVGSVAELIHAASLLHDDVVDNAPIRRGKPTIGSLFGNKTAILAGDYLLACGISRLNSLGNPELMEIFSQVLKDLSVSELLQMEWEKNPKITLKIYDSIIYGKTASLFGVCTESAAILAGKSKKERALVRDFGVRLGKLFQKKDDCLDYFVESSASGKEFLKDFKNGLYTYPVLVLRSHLGVLEKRKMESVFKKEERNSSDESYILGLMESKKIAEKLHKELNSEKNYLLGFLNQFPDSIERQLFIEQLERLT; this is translated from the coding sequence ATGAAACAAAACATTCGTATTCAATCTATACTAACTAAGTTTGATAAAAATTTAGATGGAATTATCAAAGAAGACATTCCTGTTCTTAAAAAGATTAAAAAACATGTCATCACTTCTGGTGGAAAACGAATTCGTCCTTTCTCTCATTATTTATTTTGTCAGTTCTTAAATGTAAAAGATAAAAATTGGCTAGATGTAGGAAGTGTGGCAGAACTCATCCATGCTGCCAGTTTACTTCATGATGATGTGGTGGATAATGCACCCATTCGTCGTGGTAAACCAACCATTGGATCTTTGTTTGGAAATAAAACCGCCATTCTTGCCGGCGACTATCTGTTAGCTTGTGGAATTAGTCGGCTCAATTCACTTGGAAATCCGGAACTGATGGAGATTTTTTCCCAAGTTTTGAAGGATTTGTCTGTCAGTGAACTTTTGCAAATGGAATGGGAAAAAAATCCTAAAATTACCTTAAAGATTTACGATTCCATCATTTATGGAAAAACCGCATCGTTATTTGGAGTTTGTACAGAATCGGCTGCAATCCTTGCGGGTAAGTCTAAAAAAGAAAGAGCACTTGTTCGTGATTTTGGTGTTAGGTTGGGAAAACTTTTTCAGAAAAAAGATGATTGTTTGGATTATTTTGTAGAATCCAGTGCTAGTGGTAAAGAGTTCTTAAAAGATTTTAAAAACGGATTATATACTTATCCAGTTTTAGTGCTTCGAAGTCACCTTGGTGTATTAGAAAAAAGAAAAATGGAATCGGTATTTAAAAAAGAAGAAAGGAATTCTTCTGATGAGTCTTATATTCTTGGTTTGATGGAATCTAAAAAAATCGCTGAAAAACTCCATAAAGAATTGAATTCCGAAAAGAACTACCTACTTGGTTTTTTAAATCAATTTCCTGATAGTATTGAAAGACAGTTGTTTATAGAACAATTAGAACGATTGACTTAA
- a CDS encoding ATP-binding protein, with protein MYRILFCLLFLPLALRAEGSLGLWHLGTNSDTKISNLTPKDYNTHFYFGFTEEYHYYQIQFDEDASRYLHFENGMISELDMTLFQNDRPVSLIQTGLLRKKHPDVLFTGGFVLPAKEKGIYQFKIHSDDAHRINFQVRNESNILQYTKSISLWQGFHLGLCILVCLISATQFVLLRERVYLLLTFATLTILFTNTLRSGILYEYGVSNFEWFYRYVPGLISLTPFGLVIFLREFLHTKEKYPNADKYFVSYAIFMLVSIFIVFVDLQIYFRFIYSNSLILTTVTFGYAILSMIKKQENANVLFYAFLVRQVSTSLLVLTNLGLLPSYPFLSSANEIGAALQMTIFTIAISKFQIQTRMRKEESVTKENAELETMVIERTKEIQTQKEELEKALLQISHTESKLVFSEKMSELGKLIAGVAHEINNPLSAIKASIETLIESKTNEIKHLGSKENIYSSLTPSEIKTMKQILSFQSDFGLVASYTERKDKKADLKKIFKDNGLEYEDAILERFLDVGITNLYEEEIQLLKSGQEKLSNLILEEKNFRLHLSIIQIAVDRSSKTILALKNFSRVTKAEERRIFTLLENIETVITIYQYRMRGKVSLKKTFITDATLIGWPEDLIRVWTNLILNGLEAMNQSGNLMITTERKGSLVEIKVIDNGPGISLEIQNKIFDPFFTTKNHGEGTGMGLGITKSIVEKHKGNIFVESEPGRTCFSVRLPVIEFIDPNEPWVDET; from the coding sequence TTGTATCGAATTCTTTTTTGCCTGCTCTTCCTTCCTTTGGCTCTTCGAGCAGAAGGAAGTTTGGGACTTTGGCATCTAGGAACCAATTCCGATACAAAAATTTCTAACCTAACCCCTAAAGACTACAACACACATTTTTACTTCGGTTTCACCGAAGAATACCACTACTACCAAATTCAATTTGATGAAGATGCATCAAGATATCTTCATTTTGAAAACGGAATGATCTCTGAACTGGATATGACTCTTTTCCAGAATGATAGGCCGGTCTCTCTAATCCAAACAGGACTTTTAAGAAAAAAACATCCCGATGTTTTATTTACAGGCGGTTTTGTTTTACCCGCTAAAGAGAAAGGAATTTATCAATTTAAAATCCATTCTGATGATGCTCATCGAATCAATTTTCAAGTTCGAAATGAATCTAATATACTACAATATACTAAATCGATTTCTTTATGGCAGGGTTTTCATTTAGGTCTTTGTATCCTAGTCTGTTTAATCTCTGCAACACAGTTTGTATTATTAAGAGAAAGAGTCTATTTATTACTCACTTTTGCGACTCTTACAATTTTATTCACAAACACTCTCAGATCTGGGATATTGTATGAATATGGTGTCAGTAATTTCGAATGGTTTTATCGTTACGTTCCTGGTCTCATTTCCTTAACTCCTTTCGGGCTTGTTATTTTTTTACGAGAGTTTCTGCATACCAAAGAAAAATATCCAAATGCTGATAAGTATTTTGTATCCTATGCGATCTTTATGTTGGTGTCTATTTTTATTGTATTTGTAGATTTACAGATATATTTTCGATTCATTTATTCCAATAGTCTAATTCTCACAACAGTTACGTTCGGCTATGCGATCCTTAGTATGATCAAAAAACAAGAAAATGCGAATGTATTGTTCTACGCATTTCTGGTAAGACAAGTTAGTACGAGCCTTTTAGTTCTAACAAACTTAGGCCTACTACCTTCCTATCCTTTTTTAAGTTCTGCCAATGAGATTGGAGCTGCTTTACAAATGACAATTTTTACAATTGCCATTTCAAAATTTCAGATCCAAACCCGAATGAGAAAAGAAGAATCGGTCACCAAAGAAAATGCAGAACTAGAAACGATGGTGATAGAACGCACAAAAGAAATCCAAACACAGAAAGAGGAACTCGAAAAAGCATTATTACAAATCAGTCATACAGAAAGTAAACTTGTGTTTTCTGAAAAAATGTCAGAGCTGGGAAAGTTGATTGCTGGTGTGGCTCATGAAATTAATAATCCATTAAGTGCCATCAAAGCATCGATTGAAACCCTTATTGAATCCAAAACGAATGAAATCAAACACTTAGGTTCTAAAGAAAATATTTATTCTTCACTGACTCCATCTGAAATTAAAACGATGAAACAAATCCTTAGTTTCCAATCCGATTTTGGACTTGTAGCAAGTTATACAGAACGAAAAGACAAAAAAGCAGACTTAAAAAAAATCTTTAAAGACAATGGACTCGAATATGAGGATGCTATTTTAGAAAGATTTTTAGATGTAGGAATTACCAACCTATACGAAGAAGAAATCCAATTATTAAAATCAGGACAAGAAAAACTTTCTAACCTTATCTTAGAGGAAAAAAATTTTAGACTACACCTATCCATCATTCAAATTGCGGTAGATAGATCCTCCAAAACAATTTTAGCTTTAAAAAACTTCTCTCGCGTTACAAAAGCAGAGGAAAGAAGAATTTTTACCTTACTCGAAAATATAGAAACCGTAATTACAATTTACCAATATAGAATGCGAGGAAAAGTTTCACTCAAAAAAACGTTCATCACAGATGCCACTCTCATCGGTTGGCCCGAAGATTTAATTCGAGTTTGGACCAATCTGATCCTAAACGGATTAGAAGCAATGAACCAATCAGGAAACCTAATGATCACAACGGAAAGAAAAGGATCTCTTGTGGAAATCAAAGTGATCGACAATGGACCAGGAATTTCATTAGAAATACAAAACAAAATCTTTGATCCATTTTTCACTACAAAAAATCACGGAGAAGGAACGGGAATGGGTCTTGGAATTACGAAGTCAATTGTTGAAAAACACAAAGGTAATATTTTTGTGGAATCAGAACCAGGCCGGACTTGTTTTTCAGTCAGACTTCCTGTCATTGAATTTATTGATCCCAACGAACCGTGGGTAGACGAAACTTAA
- a CDS encoding LIC10920 family plasminogen-binding lipoprotein encodes MFRSIVVLVAFSSLFLACGLKNENKAEISLLADGEPALYFLGEVDSDITTSCGQATPATTTTTGTGTTTGSTGSTSTTNNTRFTVISQLIFKTKETLNLRFTYDSTQIQGKIDPQQGFVLAGGAFGKTVQGTQGTVEWFNQGINIDTALQSAQQISFFNLEITLNGTYSNIASSATTVLNSCNTLDSVNCTSGTSTTQCFTSDNKTCLVQNTTTDAKSVIIRGTLKCNAPNIVPQ; translated from the coding sequence ATGTTTCGATCGATAGTGGTTCTAGTGGCATTTTCCTCCCTTTTTCTGGCTTGTGGTCTTAAAAACGAAAACAAAGCAGAAATCTCATTACTTGCTGATGGAGAACCAGCCCTTTACTTTTTAGGGGAAGTGGACAGCGATATCACAACAAGTTGTGGGCAAGCAACCCCAGCCACAACGACAACCACAGGAACAGGCACTACGACTGGCTCAACAGGATCTACATCAACAACAAATAACACGCGCTTTACGGTTATTTCACAGTTAATTTTTAAAACAAAAGAAACCCTCAATTTACGTTTCACTTACGATAGCACTCAGATCCAAGGGAAGATCGACCCACAACAAGGTTTTGTTCTTGCTGGTGGAGCCTTTGGAAAAACGGTTCAAGGAACACAAGGGACAGTGGAATGGTTCAACCAAGGGATCAACATTGACACGGCTCTTCAAAGTGCCCAACAAATTTCCTTCTTCAATCTAGAAATCACCCTGAATGGAACTTATAGCAATATAGCATCCTCCGCAACTACTGTTCTTAACTCTTGTAATACATTAGATAGCGTGAACTGTACATCGGGAACTTCCACTACGCAATGTTTCACATCAGACAACAAAACTTGTTTGGTACAAAATACAACAACCGATGCCAAGTCTGTCATCATCCGCGGAACCTTAAAGTGTAACGCTCCGAATATTGTTCCACAATAA
- a CDS encoding chloride channel protein — MGSNFGLKTVFSIQGPRSIYVYSLIIGLLSGFGAIGFNWALTWTESFTFGSLMGYDPGIPSGDSHFHSVGNVGSISPLWVVFLPAIGGLLVGIITSFFCSEAHGGGTDSLIYAFHFKEGKIQAKVPFYKAIATILTLGSGGSGGKEGPTAQIGAGFGSSLAGFLGAGARARRTLMLAGTAGGLGAIFRAPLGGAITAVEMVYQEDIESDSLVPCILSSVTAYLTYISIVGSGSIFSVQEYSLNDYRHIPLYIVLGLLCYVVGYFFVKVYHLVQDLFSKLPLPNYLKPAFGGLIVGCIALLFPEVLGSGFGLIQRMINGEVLESTSFGFSGPFFLLAVALFKVFSTSFTVGSGGSGGLLGPSFAIGGMLGAFVGTMAQVLFPELNIIIFPFLLVGMGSFFAGVARAPIAGMIMVCDMIGSYELLPPLMIVSVIAVVLSQKISIYRNQIKNRFLSPSHHWDMNQDIMDRIRITDHFSEFRKYAMVSETLSLTELQTNAPGIQASDFILLGAGDEYKGIVSLRKNRILPEFEEDLKNLITCGEIVQDVPSVCTNDTLGKALQILLEYDVDKLAIVEDGKCLGYLRYIDLFNAYQNEVKNKQRKSV; from the coding sequence ATGGGGTCAAATTTCGGTCTAAAGACTGTGTTTTCTATCCAGGGACCGAGATCGATTTATGTCTATTCCCTAATCATTGGCCTCCTCTCTGGTTTCGGAGCCATAGGCTTCAACTGGGCTTTGACTTGGACGGAATCTTTTACTTTTGGTAGCCTAATGGGTTACGATCCAGGCATTCCTTCAGGTGATTCGCATTTCCATTCGGTGGGGAATGTTGGGTCGATCTCACCTCTTTGGGTTGTTTTTTTACCGGCCATTGGTGGTCTCCTTGTGGGAATCATTACTAGCTTCTTTTGTTCAGAGGCTCATGGTGGTGGAACCGATTCACTCATTTATGCATTCCATTTTAAAGAAGGAAAGATTCAGGCTAAAGTACCTTTTTATAAGGCGATAGCCACCATACTCACGTTAGGCTCCGGTGGATCGGGAGGAAAGGAAGGGCCAACGGCACAAATTGGAGCCGGTTTTGGATCTAGTTTGGCTGGGTTTTTAGGAGCCGGTGCAAGGGCTCGTAGAACCTTGATGTTGGCAGGAACCGCGGGAGGGCTTGGAGCCATCTTTCGCGCTCCTCTTGGTGGAGCGATCACTGCAGTAGAGATGGTATACCAAGAAGATATCGAAAGTGATTCTCTTGTGCCTTGTATTCTATCCTCTGTCACTGCTTATTTAACTTATATCAGTATTGTCGGAAGTGGCTCTATATTTTCAGTTCAAGAATATAGTTTAAATGATTATCGACATATTCCATTATACATTGTGTTAGGTTTACTTTGTTATGTAGTGGGATATTTTTTTGTAAAAGTATATCATCTGGTACAAGATTTATTTTCTAAACTTCCTCTTCCAAATTACTTAAAACCAGCGTTTGGTGGTTTGATTGTAGGTTGTATTGCTTTACTTTTTCCTGAAGTTTTGGGTTCTGGGTTTGGCCTCATCCAAAGAATGATCAATGGAGAAGTTTTGGAATCTACAAGTTTTGGATTCTCTGGCCCTTTTTTCCTACTAGCGGTTGCCTTATTTAAAGTATTTTCTACTTCATTTACGGTTGGGTCTGGAGGTTCTGGCGGATTACTGGGTCCTTCTTTTGCCATCGGTGGTATGTTAGGTGCCTTTGTGGGTACAATGGCTCAAGTTTTATTTCCCGAACTGAATATCATCATCTTTCCTTTTTTACTAGTGGGTATGGGATCTTTTTTTGCAGGGGTGGCAAGGGCTCCCATTGCGGGAATGATTATGGTTTGTGATATGATCGGGAGTTATGAATTACTGCCTCCGTTAATGATTGTATCCGTCATTGCCGTTGTTTTATCTCAAAAAATCTCTATTTATCGAAACCAAATTAAAAACAGATTTTTATCTCCTTCCCATCATTGGGATATGAACCAAGACATTATGGATCGGATCCGGATCACGGATCATTTTTCTGAATTTCGCAAATATGCAATGGTCTCTGAAACCTTGTCATTAACAGAGTTACAAACCAATGCACCTGGAATCCAAGCTAGTGATTTCATTTTGCTTGGTGCGGGAGATGAATATAAGGGGATTGTTTCTCTTCGAAAAAATAGAATCCTTCCAGAATTTGAAGAAGATTTAAAAAACCTGATCACTTGCGGAGAAATTGTGCAAGATGTTCCTTCTGTTTGCACAAATGATACTCTTGGTAAAGCTTTGCAAATTCTATTAGAATATGATGTCGACAAACTTGCGATTGTTGAAGATGGTAAATGTTTGGGTTATTTGCGATATATTGATTTGTTTAATGCATACCAAAATGAAGTGAAAAATAAACAACGTAAATCAGTATGA